The Carassius gibelio isolate Cgi1373 ecotype wild population from Czech Republic chromosome B12, carGib1.2-hapl.c, whole genome shotgun sequence genome has a segment encoding these proteins:
- the LOC127969431 gene encoding FERM domain-containing protein 6 isoform X2, giving the protein MKNQSRCLCVILPNNTELSLTVGLKDRGQDVFEQLFERLGTSDLTFFGLSVVKDSQPLFLDLGHKLSLYLPKSWRKNTSKEKVILSLKVQYFVENVQLILNRDTRQLYYAEVKGRVLRSECFEQEGLYFQLAAYALQADLGDCEENFAYFSPQGFFPFWIVQKHGNDYILKHTPALHRELKGMSSSEAASLFIQEAFTLSDVPLTIYRLSKEKKKTQGCVLVGVTSTGLQISEVLNGKVYDFPWPSIHSITFQGRKFDIRADGLFEKKLVLYSLSVLHAKNLLQHVRNSHRLHLNIKPLVMKLKEKNGRHREMYITDGADLVFEDSDDDDELPPMKFLVDNIQKQTTGTTESKTVTGSGASNGACCLEMSVDEPEEMLVDDPEDVLRLIELVEGVSVDGPLLLPISHWEDSDCLPAPLL; this is encoded by the exons ATGAAGAACCAAAGCAGATGTCTGTGCGTTATTCTGCCCAATAACACAGAACTGAGTTTGACTGTTGGG CTTAAAGACAGAGGTCAAGACGTGTTCGAACAGCTGTTTGAGCGACTCGGCACCTCAGATCTTACCTTCTTTGGTCTGAGTGTGGTAAAGG ACAGTCAACCCCTGTTTTTGGATTTGGGGCATAAATTGTCATTGTACCTCCCAAAGTCCTGGAGAAAGAATACATCAAAG GAGAAAGTGATTCTCTCCCTCAAAGTGCAGTACTTTGTAGAAAATGTTCAACTAATTTT AAACCGTGATACCCGCCAGCTGTATTACGCTGAGGTGAAGGGGAGAGTTTTGAGATCTGAGTGCTTTGAGCAGGAAGGACTGTACTTCCAGCTGGCTGCCTACGCCCTTCAAGCTGATCTTGGAGATTGCGAAGAAAACTTTGCATACTTTAGCCCACAGGGATTTTTCCCTTTTTGG ATTGTACAGAAGCATGGGAATGATTATATCCTGAAGCACACCCCAGCCCTGCACAGGGAGCTTAAAGGAATGTCATCCAGCGAGGCTGCCTCGCTTTTCATTCAGGAAGCGTTTACCTTGAGTGATGTGCCTCTCACCATCTATAGATTGTCCAAA gaaaagaaaaaaacacaaggttGTGTCCTCGTGGGTGTGACATCTACAGGACTGCAGATCTCTGAG GTGCTGAATGGGAAGGTGTATGATTTTCCGTGGCCCTCCATTCATTCCATTACTTTTCAG GGCAGGAAGTTTGACATTCGTGCTGATGGTTTGTTTGAGAAAAAGCTGGTGCTTTATAGTCTGTCCGTCCTTCATGCCAAAAACCTGCTGCAGCACGTAAGAAACAGTCACCGACTGCATCTCAACATAAAGCCCTTGGTCATGAAGCTCAAGGAAAAAAACG GGAGACACAGAGAGATGTACATCACAGATGGAGCTGATCTGGTGTTTGAggacagtgatgatgatgatgagcttCCACCAATGAAGTTCCTCGTAGACAACATCCAGAAGCAAACCACTGGCACCACCGAGAGTAAAACTGTCACGG GAAGTGGTGCTTCAAATGGCGCTTGCTGTTTAGAGATGAGTGTTGATGAGCCTGAAGAAATGTTGGTAGATGATCCTGAAGATGTTCTGCGTTTAATTGAGCTGGTGGAGGGTGTATCTGTGGATGGTCCTTTATTGTTGCCAATTTCTCACTGGGAAG ATTCTGATTGTTTGCCTGCACCTTTGCTGTAA
- the LOC127969431 gene encoding FERM domain-containing protein 6 isoform X3 translates to MKNQSRCLCVILPNNTELSLTVGLKDRGQDVFEQLFERLGTSDLTFFGLSVVKDSQPLFLDLGHKLSLYLPKSWRKNTSKEKVILSLKVQYFVENVQLILNRDTRQLYYAEVKGRVLRSECFEQEGLYFQLAAYALQADLGDCEENFAYFSPQGFFPFWIVQKHGNDYILKHTPALHRELKGMSSSEAASLFIQEAFTLSDVPLTIYRLSKEKKKTQGCVLVGVTSTGLQISEVLNGKVYDFPWPSIHSITFQGRKFDIRADGLFEKKLVLYSLSVLHAKNLLQHVRNSHRLHLNIKPLVMKLKEKNGRHREMYITDGADLVFEDSDDDDELPPMKFLVDNIQKQTTGTTESKTVTGSGASNGACCLEMSVDEPEEMLVDDPEDVLRLIELVEGVSVDGPLLLPISHWEGETNQIS, encoded by the exons ATGAAGAACCAAAGCAGATGTCTGTGCGTTATTCTGCCCAATAACACAGAACTGAGTTTGACTGTTGGG CTTAAAGACAGAGGTCAAGACGTGTTCGAACAGCTGTTTGAGCGACTCGGCACCTCAGATCTTACCTTCTTTGGTCTGAGTGTGGTAAAGG ACAGTCAACCCCTGTTTTTGGATTTGGGGCATAAATTGTCATTGTACCTCCCAAAGTCCTGGAGAAAGAATACATCAAAG GAGAAAGTGATTCTCTCCCTCAAAGTGCAGTACTTTGTAGAAAATGTTCAACTAATTTT AAACCGTGATACCCGCCAGCTGTATTACGCTGAGGTGAAGGGGAGAGTTTTGAGATCTGAGTGCTTTGAGCAGGAAGGACTGTACTTCCAGCTGGCTGCCTACGCCCTTCAAGCTGATCTTGGAGATTGCGAAGAAAACTTTGCATACTTTAGCCCACAGGGATTTTTCCCTTTTTGG ATTGTACAGAAGCATGGGAATGATTATATCCTGAAGCACACCCCAGCCCTGCACAGGGAGCTTAAAGGAATGTCATCCAGCGAGGCTGCCTCGCTTTTCATTCAGGAAGCGTTTACCTTGAGTGATGTGCCTCTCACCATCTATAGATTGTCCAAA gaaaagaaaaaaacacaaggttGTGTCCTCGTGGGTGTGACATCTACAGGACTGCAGATCTCTGAG GTGCTGAATGGGAAGGTGTATGATTTTCCGTGGCCCTCCATTCATTCCATTACTTTTCAG GGCAGGAAGTTTGACATTCGTGCTGATGGTTTGTTTGAGAAAAAGCTGGTGCTTTATAGTCTGTCCGTCCTTCATGCCAAAAACCTGCTGCAGCACGTAAGAAACAGTCACCGACTGCATCTCAACATAAAGCCCTTGGTCATGAAGCTCAAGGAAAAAAACG GGAGACACAGAGAGATGTACATCACAGATGGAGCTGATCTGGTGTTTGAggacagtgatgatgatgatgagcttCCACCAATGAAGTTCCTCGTAGACAACATCCAGAAGCAAACCACTGGCACCACCGAGAGTAAAACTGTCACGG GAAGTGGTGCTTCAAATGGCGCTTGCTGTTTAGAGATGAGTGTTGATGAGCCTGAAGAAATGTTGGTAGATGATCCTGAAGATGTTCTGCGTTTAATTGAGCTGGTGGAGGGTGTATCTGTGGATGGTCCTTTATTGTTGCCAATTTCTCACTGGGAAG GTGAAACAAATCAAATCAGTTAA
- the LOC127969431 gene encoding FERM domain-containing protein 6 isoform X1, giving the protein MKNQSRCLCVILPNNTELSLTVGLKDRGQDVFEQLFERLGTSDLTFFGLSVVKDSQPLFLDLGHKLSLYLPKSWRKNTSKEKVILSLKVQYFVENVQLILNRDTRQLYYAEVKGRVLRSECFEQEGLYFQLAAYALQADLGDCEENFAYFSPQGFFPFWIVQKHGNDYILKHTPALHRELKGMSSSEAASLFIQEAFTLSDVPLTIYRLSKEKKKTQGCVLVGVTSTGLQISEVLNGKVYDFPWPSIHSITFQGRKFDIRADGLFEKKLVLYSLSVLHAKNLLQHVRNSHRLHLNIKPLVMKLKEKNGRHREMYITDGADLVFEDSDDDDELPPMKFLVDNIQKQTTGTTESKTVTGSGASNGACCLEMSVDEPEEMLVDDPEDVLRLIELVEGVSVDGPLLLPISHWEGENRKVWGETNQIS; this is encoded by the exons ATGAAGAACCAAAGCAGATGTCTGTGCGTTATTCTGCCCAATAACACAGAACTGAGTTTGACTGTTGGG CTTAAAGACAGAGGTCAAGACGTGTTCGAACAGCTGTTTGAGCGACTCGGCACCTCAGATCTTACCTTCTTTGGTCTGAGTGTGGTAAAGG ACAGTCAACCCCTGTTTTTGGATTTGGGGCATAAATTGTCATTGTACCTCCCAAAGTCCTGGAGAAAGAATACATCAAAG GAGAAAGTGATTCTCTCCCTCAAAGTGCAGTACTTTGTAGAAAATGTTCAACTAATTTT AAACCGTGATACCCGCCAGCTGTATTACGCTGAGGTGAAGGGGAGAGTTTTGAGATCTGAGTGCTTTGAGCAGGAAGGACTGTACTTCCAGCTGGCTGCCTACGCCCTTCAAGCTGATCTTGGAGATTGCGAAGAAAACTTTGCATACTTTAGCCCACAGGGATTTTTCCCTTTTTGG ATTGTACAGAAGCATGGGAATGATTATATCCTGAAGCACACCCCAGCCCTGCACAGGGAGCTTAAAGGAATGTCATCCAGCGAGGCTGCCTCGCTTTTCATTCAGGAAGCGTTTACCTTGAGTGATGTGCCTCTCACCATCTATAGATTGTCCAAA gaaaagaaaaaaacacaaggttGTGTCCTCGTGGGTGTGACATCTACAGGACTGCAGATCTCTGAG GTGCTGAATGGGAAGGTGTATGATTTTCCGTGGCCCTCCATTCATTCCATTACTTTTCAG GGCAGGAAGTTTGACATTCGTGCTGATGGTTTGTTTGAGAAAAAGCTGGTGCTTTATAGTCTGTCCGTCCTTCATGCCAAAAACCTGCTGCAGCACGTAAGAAACAGTCACCGACTGCATCTCAACATAAAGCCCTTGGTCATGAAGCTCAAGGAAAAAAACG GGAGACACAGAGAGATGTACATCACAGATGGAGCTGATCTGGTGTTTGAggacagtgatgatgatgatgagcttCCACCAATGAAGTTCCTCGTAGACAACATCCAGAAGCAAACCACTGGCACCACCGAGAGTAAAACTGTCACGG GAAGTGGTGCTTCAAATGGCGCTTGCTGTTTAGAGATGAGTGTTGATGAGCCTGAAGAAATGTTGGTAGATGATCCTGAAGATGTTCTGCGTTTAATTGAGCTGGTGGAGGGTGTATCTGTGGATGGTCCTTTATTGTTGCCAATTTCTCACTGGGAAGGTGAGAATaggaaagtttggg GTGAAACAAATCAAATCAGTTAA